In a single window of the Agromyces sp. H17E-10 genome:
- a CDS encoding LemA family protein codes for MEWLIPVIIVVALVVIIGIYLWATYNSLVTLNVRVDEAWSDITVQLKRRADLIPNLIEAVKGYAAHEKSVFESVTQARAETLQAQGPAEAGVAENHMQQALKSIFAVAEAYPQLQASQNFLQLQAELVDTEDKIQASRRFYNGGVRELNTKIKVFPNTLFVRGLGFHERDFFEVTEAASIAEPPRVQF; via the coding sequence ATGGAATGGCTGATCCCCGTCATCATCGTCGTCGCGCTCGTGGTGATCATCGGCATCTACCTGTGGGCCACGTACAACTCGCTCGTCACGCTCAACGTGCGCGTCGACGAGGCGTGGAGCGACATCACGGTGCAGCTGAAGCGCCGCGCCGACCTGATCCCGAACCTCATCGAGGCGGTCAAGGGCTACGCCGCGCACGAGAAGAGCGTCTTCGAGTCGGTGACGCAGGCACGCGCCGAGACCCTGCAGGCGCAGGGGCCGGCCGAGGCGGGCGTCGCCGAGAACCACATGCAGCAGGCGCTGAAGTCGATCTTCGCGGTCGCCGAGGCGTACCCGCAGCTGCAGGCGAGCCAGAACTTCCTGCAGCTGCAGGCCGAGCTCGTCGACACCGAAGACAAGATCCAGGCCTCGCGCCGGTTCTACAACGGCGGCGTGCGCGAGCTGAACACGAAGATCAAGGTGTTCCCGAACACGCTCTTCGTGCGCGGACTGGGCTTCCACGAGCGCGACTTCTTCGAGGTCACCGAGGCGGCGTCGATCGCCGAGCCTCCGCGCGTGCAGTTTTGA
- a CDS encoding TetR/AcrR family transcriptional regulator: MSERTPRRRPGRPKGARPGDTRARILAAATEEFGERGYEAASMRAIARRAGVDPALVHHYFDDKQQLVTEVVEVPLQPDRLVQTALEGPLDDLGERLVRAVITAWDSATVRPAAVAALRSAIGQGPVSRMLREFLRREIMHRIAEHLGDAADAELRAELAASQLVGVIMVRYVLEFEPLASLPTDELVARVGPAVQWHLTGRPPGS; encoded by the coding sequence GTGAGCGAGCGCACCCCCCGACGCCGCCCCGGCCGCCCGAAGGGCGCGAGACCGGGCGACACGCGAGCCCGCATCCTGGCGGCCGCGACCGAGGAGTTCGGCGAGCGCGGGTACGAGGCGGCGTCGATGCGGGCGATCGCGCGCCGCGCCGGGGTCGACCCGGCGCTCGTGCACCACTACTTCGACGACAAGCAGCAGCTCGTCACCGAGGTCGTCGAGGTGCCGTTGCAGCCCGACCGCCTGGTGCAGACCGCGCTCGAGGGCCCGCTCGACGATCTCGGCGAACGCCTCGTGCGCGCGGTGATCACCGCGTGGGACTCCGCGACGGTGCGCCCGGCCGCGGTCGCCGCACTGCGCTCGGCCATCGGGCAGGGTCCGGTGTCGCGGATGCTGCGGGAGTTCCTCAGGCGCGAGATCATGCACCGCATCGCCGAGCATCTCGGCGATGCCGCCGATGCCGAACTGCGCGCCGAGCTCGCCGCCTCGCAGCTCGTCGGTGTCATCATGGTGCGCTACGTGCTCGAGTTCGAGCCGCTCGCCTCCCTGCCGACCGACGAGCTCGTCGCGCGCGTCGGGCCGGCGGTGCAGTGGCACCTGACCGGACGTCCGCCCGGGTCTTGA
- a CDS encoding winged helix-turn-helix domain-containing protein, which yields MVDVVSPALARRIALAAQGFARPVPESAGTRALGGVIERLGLLQIDSVNVFERSHYLPAFSRVGGYERDLLDRITSGRRGRMVEYWAHQAAYIPRELWPLFEFRRDEYRRAGGDWGGWVSDEHGLAGWLRAELAEKGPLRASEIEHDANVRRGPWWGWSDVKRTLEMMFRTGDVVCVDRQRFERVYALPEQALPAELLDAAPPVDEAVRALVERAATAYGIATEADLADYWRMKRAPVRQAIAELEAEGVLLPVEVPGWRTGARATPAWLHRDARRPRRIETAALLSPFDPVVWFRPRTERLFDFHYRIEIYTPEADRQFGYYSLPVLLDDRLVGRVDLKSDRKARVLRVQSAWTESDAPAETAARLVPALRRAAAWQGLDEVVVAGRGDLSPALAAELAAAA from the coding sequence ATGGTCGACGTCGTCAGCCCAGCTCTCGCCCGCCGCATCGCCCTCGCCGCCCAGGGGTTCGCCCGGCCGGTGCCCGAATCGGCGGGCACGCGTGCGCTCGGCGGGGTGATCGAGCGGCTCGGCCTGCTGCAGATCGACTCGGTCAACGTGTTCGAGCGCAGCCATTACCTTCCCGCGTTCAGCCGGGTCGGCGGGTACGAACGCGACCTGCTCGACCGCATCACCTCGGGTCGGCGCGGTCGCATGGTCGAGTACTGGGCGCATCAGGCCGCCTACATCCCGCGTGAGCTGTGGCCGCTCTTCGAGTTCCGCCGCGACGAGTACCGGCGCGCGGGCGGCGACTGGGGCGGGTGGGTCTCCGACGAGCACGGGCTCGCCGGCTGGCTGCGCGCCGAGCTCGCCGAGAAGGGGCCGTTGCGCGCGAGCGAGATCGAGCACGACGCGAACGTGCGGCGGGGGCCCTGGTGGGGCTGGTCCGACGTCAAGCGCACCCTCGAGATGATGTTTCGCACGGGCGACGTCGTCTGCGTCGACCGGCAGCGGTTCGAGCGCGTGTACGCCCTCCCCGAGCAGGCGTTGCCCGCCGAGCTGCTCGACGCCGCGCCGCCGGTCGACGAGGCCGTGCGCGCACTCGTCGAGCGCGCGGCGACGGCCTACGGCATCGCCACCGAGGCCGACCTCGCCGACTACTGGCGCATGAAGCGCGCACCCGTGCGGCAGGCGATCGCCGAGCTCGAGGCCGAGGGCGTGCTGCTGCCGGTCGAGGTGCCGGGCTGGCGCACCGGCGCCCGTGCGACACCCGCCTGGCTGCACCGCGACGCCCGCCGGCCGCGCCGCATCGAGACGGCTGCCCTGCTCTCGCCGTTCGACCCCGTGGTCTGGTTCCGGCCGCGCACCGAGCGGTTGTTCGATTTCCACTACCGCATCGAGATCTACACGCCCGAGGCCGACCGGCAGTTCGGCTACTACTCGCTGCCCGTGCTGCTCGACGATCGACTGGTCGGCCGGGTCGACCTCAAGAGCGATCGCAAGGCGCGCGTGCTCCGCGTCCAATCGGCGTGGACCGAATCCGACGCCCCGGCTGAGACCGCGGCACGGCTCGTGCCGGCGCTCCGCCGGGCGGCCGCGTGGCAGGGGCTCGACGAGGTCGTCGTCGCCGGGCGGGGCGACCTCTCCCCCGCGCTCGCGGCCGAACTCGCGGCCGCGGCGTGA
- the ilvA gene encoding threonine ammonia-lyase gives MNELNHTIAGPALADFEAARAVVARVARTTPMESSRYLERVLGAPVRLKCENLQRTGSYKLRGAYHRMSSLTDDERARGVVAASAGNHAQGVAFAARELGIRATIFMPVGVALPKLEATKAYGADVVLAGASVGETLEAAAAFAAETGAVVIPPFDHVDVVAGQGTLGLEILDQAPDAATIVVPIGGGGLAAGIASAAKQRAAAEGRTIRVIGVQSENAAPYVASLAAGSPQSVPVVPTIADGIAVYRPGELNFAIISDAVDEVVTVTEDDIARALLVLLERAKLVVEPAGAVAVAAIMKGAVPNDGPVVAVLSGGNIDPLLMQRVIAHGLAASGRYLTVRVGLPDRPGQLVRVAELLAGSHANVVEVLHTRHGRGMQISEVEIDISVETRGPEHRAEVVEVLRRAGYEPVVLDD, from the coding sequence ATGAACGAGTTGAACCACACGATCGCCGGCCCAGCGCTCGCGGACTTCGAGGCCGCCCGCGCCGTGGTCGCCCGCGTCGCCCGCACGACCCCCATGGAGTCCTCCCGGTACCTCGAGCGCGTGCTCGGAGCGCCGGTACGCCTCAAGTGCGAGAACCTGCAGCGCACGGGCTCGTACAAGCTGCGCGGCGCCTACCATCGCATGTCGTCGCTCACCGACGACGAGCGCGCGCGCGGCGTCGTCGCCGCGTCGGCGGGCAACCACGCCCAGGGCGTCGCGTTCGCCGCGCGCGAGCTCGGCATCCGGGCGACGATCTTCATGCCCGTCGGCGTCGCGCTGCCCAAGCTCGAGGCGACGAAGGCGTACGGCGCCGACGTCGTGCTCGCGGGCGCATCGGTCGGCGAGACGCTCGAGGCGGCCGCCGCGTTCGCGGCCGAGACCGGTGCCGTCGTCATCCCGCCGTTCGACCACGTCGACGTCGTCGCCGGCCAGGGCACGCTCGGCCTCGAGATCCTCGACCAGGCTCCGGATGCCGCGACCATCGTGGTGCCGATCGGCGGCGGCGGGCTCGCTGCCGGCATCGCGAGCGCCGCGAAGCAGCGCGCCGCCGCCGAGGGGCGCACGATCCGCGTCATCGGGGTGCAGTCCGAGAACGCCGCCCCGTACGTCGCCTCGCTCGCCGCCGGGTCGCCGCAGAGCGTGCCGGTCGTGCCGACCATCGCCGACGGCATCGCCGTCTACCGGCCCGGCGAGCTCAACTTCGCGATCATCAGCGACGCGGTCGACGAGGTCGTGACGGTGACCGAGGACGACATCGCCCGCGCACTGCTCGTGCTCCTCGAACGCGCGAAGCTCGTCGTCGAGCCTGCCGGCGCCGTCGCCGTGGCGGCGATCATGAAGGGCGCCGTGCCGAACGACGGCCCCGTCGTCGCGGTGCTGTCGGGCGGCAACATCGATCCGCTGCTCATGCAGCGCGTCATCGCGCACGGTCTCGCGGCCTCCGGCCGGTACCTGACCGTTCGGGTCGGGTTGCCCGACCGGCCCGGTCAGCTCGTCCGCGTCGCCGAGCTGCTCGCCGGTTCGCACGCGAACGTCGTCGAGGTGCTGCACACCCGGCACGGCCGCGGCATGCAGATCTCCGAGGTCGAGATCGACATCTCCGTCGAGACCCGCGGACCCGAGCACCGGGCCGAGGTCGTCGAGGTGCTGCGCCGCGCCGGCTACGAGCCAGTCGTCCTCGACGACTGA
- a CDS encoding M48 family metalloprotease produces the protein MYRAIAKNKRNTVFIILFFLAIIGGLGWLAAFIYRDPTIVVVTVVVATGYALIQYFTADRQALSMSGAVEITSKADHPRLWRTVENLSITTGTPMPRVYIISDPAPNAFATGRDPQHAVVAATTGLLEIMDDAELEGVMAHELGHVRNYDIRLSMIVFGLVVAVGFISDMFVRMAFFGRNNNNGNPIVMIFGLVAMLIAPLVASLVQLAVSRQREYLADATGAMTTRHPDALASALLKLEAYGRPMQRQNSSMAHLWIADPLKPGLMSRLFATHPPIPDRVKRLEEMGGSF, from the coding sequence ATGTATCGCGCGATCGCCAAGAACAAGCGCAACACCGTCTTCATCATCCTGTTCTTCCTCGCCATCATCGGCGGGCTGGGCTGGCTGGCCGCGTTCATCTACCGAGACCCGACGATCGTCGTCGTGACCGTGGTCGTGGCGACGGGGTACGCGCTCATCCAGTACTTCACCGCCGACCGGCAGGCGCTGTCGATGTCGGGCGCCGTCGAGATCACCTCGAAGGCCGACCATCCCCGGCTCTGGCGCACCGTCGAGAACCTCTCGATCACGACGGGCACGCCGATGCCGCGCGTCTACATCATCTCCGACCCCGCGCCGAACGCGTTCGCGACGGGGCGCGACCCGCAGCACGCCGTCGTCGCCGCGACGACGGGCCTGCTCGAGATCATGGACGACGCCGAGCTCGAGGGCGTCATGGCGCATGAGCTCGGCCATGTGCGCAACTACGACATCCGGCTGTCGATGATCGTGTTCGGGCTCGTCGTCGCCGTGGGCTTCATCTCCGACATGTTCGTGCGCATGGCGTTCTTCGGGCGTAACAACAACAACGGCAACCCGATCGTCATGATCTTCGGGCTCGTCGCGATGCTCATCGCCCCGCTCGTCGCGAGCCTCGTGCAGCTCGCGGTCTCGCGGCAGCGCGAGTACCTCGCGGATGCCACGGGCGCGATGACGACGCGGCACCCCGACGCGCTTGCGAGCGCACTGCTGAAGCTCGAGGCCTACGGACGGCCGATGCAGCGCCAGAACTCGTCCATGGCGCACCTCTGGATCGCCGACCCGCTGAAGCCCGGCCTCATGAGCCGGCTCTTCGCGACGCACCCGCCGATTCCCGACCGGGTCAAGCGCCTCGAGGAGATGGGCGGCAGCTTCTAG
- a CDS encoding AI-2E family transporter, giving the protein MADSDGAGRAGRRARRWFGFGAAAKPAPPSKPTPAADAAPRDAEASVPYGMRVAGSWSWRLLLIGGVLAVVVFLVIQLRLIVIPLLVAVLLSALLVPFSGFLQRHRWPKWLAVAVAMLSALAVVGGLLTLGIWQIVRGADELGAQSLVAWDEFRDWLLDGPLHLTEGQLNEWMAKAVETVQEDMGIIWSGALSVGTTVGHFLAGMLLALFATLFMLIDGRGIWNWLVGIFPRRARAAVDGAGQAGWETLQNFVKVQILVATIDAIGIGLGAWLLGLPLAVPIAILVFLGSFIPIVGAVVTGALAVFVALVYNGFWPAVIMLGIVLLVQQVEGHVLQPLIMGTAVKVHPLGVVIAVATGSLLAGIPGALFAVPVAAVVNVMILYVSSGVWKDDAPPSTVAVRSPLWRTVPQRPGFQRGE; this is encoded by the coding sequence ATGGCGGACTCGGACGGGGCGGGACGAGCCGGGCGGCGCGCCCGACGATGGTTCGGATTCGGTGCGGCGGCGAAGCCGGCACCCCCGTCGAAGCCGACACCGGCCGCCGACGCGGCGCCGCGCGACGCCGAGGCGAGCGTGCCCTACGGCATGCGGGTCGCCGGGTCGTGGTCGTGGCGTCTGCTGCTCATCGGCGGCGTGCTCGCGGTCGTCGTGTTCCTCGTCATCCAACTGCGTCTGATCGTCATCCCGCTGCTCGTCGCGGTGCTGCTGAGCGCCCTGCTCGTGCCGTTCTCGGGCTTCCTGCAGCGACACCGCTGGCCGAAGTGGCTCGCGGTGGCCGTGGCGATGCTGTCGGCCCTCGCGGTGGTCGGCGGGCTGCTCACGCTGGGCATCTGGCAGATCGTCCGCGGCGCCGACGAGCTCGGCGCCCAGTCGCTCGTCGCGTGGGACGAGTTCCGCGACTGGCTCCTCGACGGCCCGCTGCACCTCACCGAGGGGCAGCTGAACGAGTGGATGGCCAAGGCCGTCGAGACCGTCCAGGAGGACATGGGGATCATCTGGAGCGGCGCGCTCTCGGTCGGCACGACGGTCGGCCACTTCCTCGCGGGGATGCTGCTCGCCCTCTTCGCGACGCTCTTCATGCTCATCGACGGCCGGGGCATCTGGAACTGGCTCGTCGGCATCTTCCCCCGGCGCGCCCGCGCGGCCGTCGACGGCGCCGGCCAGGCCGGCTGGGAGACGCTGCAGAACTTCGTGAAGGTGCAGATCCTCGTCGCCACGATCGATGCCATCGGCATCGGACTCGGCGCCTGGCTGCTCGGGCTGCCGCTCGCGGTGCCGATCGCGATCCTCGTCTTCCTCGGGTCGTTCATCCCGATCGTCGGCGCCGTCGTCACCGGCGCGCTCGCGGTGTTCGTCGCGCTCGTCTACAACGGGTTCTGGCCGGCCGTCATCATGCTCGGCATCGTGCTGCTCGTGCAGCAGGTCGAGGGGCACGTGCTGCAGCCGCTCATCATGGGCACCGCGGTCAAGGTGCACCCGCTCGGCGTCGTCATCGCCGTCGCGACGGGATCGCTGCTCGCCGGCATCCCGGGCGCACTCTTCGCCGTGCCGGTCGCCGCCGTGGTCAACGTGATGATCCTGTACGTCTCGAGCGGCGTCTGGAAGGACGACGCGCCACCCTCCACGGTCGCCGTGCGTTCCCCACTGTGGCGCACGGTGCCCCAGCGACCCGGCTTCCAACGAGGAGAATGA
- a CDS encoding trypsin-like serine protease, with product MRTKLLAAFAALATVCGLAIGAAPAQASTGGTADDGLHPDVGLIAFYDSTGRYRCSATLVSPTVVITAAHCTLGTLGKTLVTFDEFLDDAPPSFLPTAEDPESGYTGAELTAAGYIWGTAYTHPQYSDFTDQKNWNDVGVIVLDQPVASHGDGYPQIAETGTLDTIPQKALSKTLFTAVGYGTEVRQEGDNMKPEPESYPILRRYVDMPGQKLTPQILQTNGNEKDPWGTGGTCFGDSGGPVFYDGELVAVTSYGYTSNCRYLGGYQRVEIPVVDEWLAGFGL from the coding sequence ATGCGCACCAAACTCCTCGCGGCCTTCGCGGCCCTCGCAACCGTCTGCGGTCTCGCCATCGGCGCGGCTCCCGCCCAGGCGTCGACCGGCGGCACCGCCGACGACGGGCTCCACCCCGACGTCGGGCTGATCGCGTTCTACGACAGCACCGGTCGCTACCGCTGCAGTGCCACGCTCGTCTCGCCGACGGTCGTCATCACTGCGGCCCACTGCACGCTCGGCACCCTCGGCAAGACCCTCGTCACGTTCGACGAGTTCCTCGACGACGCGCCGCCGAGCTTCCTCCCGACCGCCGAGGACCCCGAGTCGGGCTACACCGGCGCAGAGCTCACGGCCGCCGGCTACATCTGGGGCACGGCCTACACGCACCCGCAGTACTCGGACTTCACCGACCAGAAGAACTGGAACGACGTCGGCGTGATCGTGCTCGACCAGCCGGTCGCCTCGCACGGCGACGGCTATCCGCAGATCGCCGAGACGGGCACCCTCGACACGATCCCGCAGAAGGCGTTGTCGAAGACGCTGTTCACCGCGGTCGGGTACGGCACCGAGGTCCGGCAGGAGGGCGACAACATGAAGCCCGAGCCCGAGAGCTATCCGATCCTGCGCCGCTACGTCGACATGCCCGGGCAGAAGCTCACGCCGCAGATCCTGCAGACGAACGGCAACGAGAAGGACCCGTGGGGCACCGGCGGCACCTGCTTCGGCGACTCGGGCGGACCGGTCTTCTACGACGGCGAGCTCGTCGCGGTGACGAGCTACGGGTACACGTCCAACTGCCGCTACCTCGGCGGCTACCAGCGCGTCGAGATCCCCGTGGTCGACGAGTGGCTGGCCGGCTTCGGTCTCTGA
- a CDS encoding ABC transporter ATP-binding protein, with translation MMNSSDAPGPTHHGGAHAVGGAGAAIIAEDLRVVRGGAPVLDGLSLAVPSGMIVGLLGPSGSGKTTLMRSIVGVQVVKSGRIEVLGLPAGSRDLRRRVGYVTQQASVYDDLTVRQNISYFRRVLGAPASDVDRVIERTDLGSVAGRLVGTLSGGQRGRVSLAAALLGDPELLVLDEPTVGLDPVLRVELWGMFRRLADEGRTLLVSSHVMDEAKRCDRLLLMRDGALLADDTVQGVLEVTGTDDVETAFLRLIDRGEPDLRSPDDAAPGGPGRHSAEASAAAPLRRGQGATDEEETR, from the coding sequence ATGATGAATAGCTCGGATGCCCCGGGGCCGACGCACCACGGCGGAGCGCACGCCGTCGGCGGAGCCGGCGCGGCGATCATCGCCGAAGACCTCCGCGTGGTGCGCGGCGGCGCCCCGGTGCTCGACGGCCTCTCGCTCGCCGTGCCGAGCGGCATGATCGTCGGGCTCCTCGGTCCGAGCGGCAGCGGCAAGACGACGCTCATGCGCTCGATCGTCGGCGTGCAGGTCGTGAAGTCGGGCCGCATCGAGGTGCTCGGTCTGCCCGCGGGCAGCCGCGACCTGCGACGACGTGTCGGCTACGTGACCCAGCAGGCGAGTGTCTACGACGACCTCACCGTGCGGCAGAACATCTCGTACTTCCGGCGGGTGCTCGGCGCTCCCGCATCCGACGTCGACCGCGTCATCGAGCGCACCGACCTCGGTTCGGTCGCGGGTCGGCTCGTCGGCACCCTCTCGGGCGGCCAACGGGGTCGCGTCTCGCTCGCCGCCGCGCTGCTCGGCGACCCGGAGCTGCTCGTGCTCGACGAACCGACCGTCGGGCTCGATCCCGTGCTGCGCGTCGAGCTCTGGGGCATGTTCCGGCGGCTCGCCGACGAGGGCCGCACCCTGCTCGTGTCGAGCCACGTGATGGACGAGGCGAAGCGGTGCGACCGGCTGCTGCTCATGCGCGACGGCGCGCTGCTCGCCGACGACACCGTGCAGGGCGTGCTCGAGGTGACCGGCACCGACGACGTCGAGACCGCGTTCCTCCGGCTCATCGACCGCGGCGAGCCCGACCTGCGATCGCCAGACGACGCGGCGCCCGGCGGTCCGGGGCGGCATTCGGCCGAGGCATCCGCGGCGGCACCCCTTCGACGGGGTCAGGGAGCGACCGACGAGGAGGAGACGCGATGA
- a CDS encoding ABC transporter permease — MTPARTLATTGRVLGQIRHDPRTIGLLLVVPSLLVGLVAWIFTDTDVFADIGPAMIALFPFIVMFLVTSIATLRERRSGTLERLLSMPLGKGDFILGYALAFGLLAVFQTAIVVSFAVWVCGLEIEGSIWLLFAVAVADALLGTALGLLASAFARTEFQVVQFMPLIVFPQILLGGIFIPRDQLPAGLEEISDWLPLSYAIDALQAVAADSESAEWIMVRILAIGAWIVGSIVVGSITLRRRTP, encoded by the coding sequence ATGACCCCCGCACGCACCCTCGCGACGACCGGCCGGGTGCTCGGCCAGATCCGGCACGACCCGCGCACGATCGGGCTGCTGCTCGTCGTGCCGAGCCTGCTCGTCGGCCTCGTCGCCTGGATCTTCACCGACACCGACGTGTTCGCCGACATCGGGCCCGCGATGATCGCGCTGTTCCCGTTCATCGTCATGTTCCTCGTGACGAGCATCGCGACTCTTCGGGAGCGCCGCAGCGGCACGCTCGAGCGCCTGCTCTCGATGCCGCTCGGCAAGGGCGACTTCATCCTCGGCTATGCGCTCGCGTTCGGCCTGCTCGCCGTCTTCCAGACCGCGATCGTCGTGTCGTTCGCGGTCTGGGTGTGCGGGCTCGAGATCGAGGGCTCGATCTGGCTGCTGTTCGCCGTCGCGGTCGCCGACGCCCTGCTCGGCACGGCGCTCGGGCTGCTCGCGAGCGCGTTCGCGCGCACCGAGTTCCAGGTCGTGCAGTTCATGCCGCTCATCGTGTTCCCGCAGATCCTGCTCGGCGGCATCTTCATTCCCCGCGACCAGCTGCCCGCCGGCCTCGAGGAGATCAGCGACTGGCTGCCGCTCAGCTACGCGATCGATGCGCTGCAGGCCGTCGCCGCCGACAGCGAGTCGGCCGAGTGGATCATGGTGCGGATCCTCGCGATCGGCGCGTGGATCGTCGGCTCGATCGTCGTCGGATCGATCACGTTGCGTCGCCGCACGCCCTGA